AGCATGCGCTCGATATTCCTGAAGAATATTATACGACCATTTTCGCCTGTTCGAGAATTACCGGATGGGTTGCCCACATTCTGGAACAGTATGCAAACAACCGTCTCATCCGCCCGACTTCGAAATACATCGGTATGTTCAACCGCAGGTTTGTACCGTTATCGGAACGCGAAGAGCCGTCTCGTTAATAATTGTCAGACGATATGATTTATGAATTTCTCCCCGGCAATGCGACAGGGACATCGATGATGTCATGCCGGGCTTGTTTCGGCATCTATTCAAAGCATTGGTATCGATATTTTTTCGCCGGAGCAATGATTTCGTACGATTGGCAGGGATAATAGATATATTCGTAAATCGTAAATAGTAAATCTGAAATATAATATAAATGCTTATGACTGCTGTATACAGCAGGAGTTTCACAACGGGAGTGTTGTATGCTGTCAGACCTTGAAATTGCGCAGCGGGCAAAGATGAAGCATGTTTACGAAATCGCCGGAATGCTCGGAATCGGGGAGGATGATATTGAGCTTTATGGAAAGTATAAAGCTAAAATTTCGCTCGATGTTCTTGAGAAATTCAAGAAAAAACGCACCATGGCAAAGTATATCGATGTGACCGCGATAACTCCCACACCGCTCGGTGAAGGTAAAACCGTCACAACTATCGGTCTTTCCCAGGCGCTCAATCATGTAGGAAAGCTGGCGATCTGCTGTATCAGGCAGCCCTCGATGGGGCCTACATTCGGCATCAAGGGCGGTGCAGCCGGCGGAGGGTACTCGCAGGTTGTTCCCATGGAGGATTTCAATCTCCATCTGACCGGCGATATTCATGCTGTCGGCGTTGCACACAACCTTCTTGCGGCGTTTATCGACAATCATATCAGCAAAGGCAACACGCTCGAGATCGAACCGACGAGTATCGCATGGAACCGTGTTGTGGACATCTCCGACCGGGCGCTCCGTGATATTGTGATCGGTCTCGGGGGAAAGGCGAACGGGATACCGAGGCAGACCGGATTCGATATAACCGTCGCTTCGGAGATCATGGCCGTTCTTGCCTTGTGCACGAGCCTCGAAGACCTCCGTAAACGGCTGGGCAGGATCATCATCGGCGAGACGACAAGCGGAACGCCTGTGACAGCCGATGATCTCAGGTGCGCCGGAGCGATGACCGTGCTCATGCGGGATGCTGTCAAGCCCACGCTTATGCAGACGATCGAGAACACTCCGGTACTCGTTCATGCAGGACCGTTTGCCAATATAGCCCATGGCAATTCTTCGATTATCGCCGACCTGATAGCCACGCGAACAGGGGAATTTGTGGTCACCGAGAGCGGCTTCGGCGCGGACATCGGGGCAGAGAAATTTTTCAATATCAAGTGCCGGGCTTCGGGACTCAGGCCCAATGCCGCCGTGCTCGTGACAACGGTCAGAGCGCTCAAGATGCACTCCGGCCGTTTCAAGGTTGTTGCGGGAAAACTGCTCGATACCGGACTTCTCAAGGAGAATATAAAGGCGGTGGAAGAGGGTGCGGGCAATCTTGTCAAGCAGATTGAAAATATCCGTCTTTTCGGCGTTCCTGTTGTGGTGGCGATCAACCGTTTCGATACCGATACCGCCAGGGAACATAAAACGGTCAAGCGGATTGCGCTTGAAGCCGGTGCGCAGGCTGCGGTGGTGAGCAACATGTGGGCAAAAGGGGGGAAAGGCGGTGTCGAACTCGCGGAAGCAGTTATCGAGGCTGCGGAAACACCGACCGACTTCAGATTTCTCTATGAGCTCGATGCCCCGCTGAAGGAGAAGATTATGGCGATTGCGACCAGAATCTACGGTGCTTCCGGCGTTGACTTCAGCCCTCTCGCAACGAAGCAGATCGATCATTTCACCGCTTTGGGATTCGGCAATCTCCCCATATGTATGGCGAAAACCCACCTGTCGCTCTCGCATGATTCAAGGCTCAAGGGCCGGCCTGTGGGATTCGAGCTCCCCATCCGTGAAGTCAGGCTTTCCGCCGGCGCCGGATTTGTGTATCCCCTTGTCGGCGAGATACGCACCATGCCGGGATTGCCCACCGTACCGGCAGGAGCAAACATCGATATCGACGATGACGGAAAGGTTGTCGGGCTTTTCTGATATATGAATTGGCGTGTGGTGTAGCAGGGACTGGTCGCGACCTGACCCTGCCCATGAAGAAAACAGATAATTGATATATATGCTAATGTTTTACCCTCTCTCGAAAGGATCGAGTAATGGCACGGTTAATTGACGGCAAGGCAATCGCGCAGGAAATGCAGGAGGAAATGAAAGCGAAGGTTGCCGGGCTGAAAGAGAAAGGGATAGTACCCGGGCTTGCAGCCATTCTTGTCGGCGACAATCCTGCATCTCATACGTATGTCCGAAACAAGGAAAAAGCGTGCGAACGGGTAGGTATCTTTTCCGATACGTACCGCCTTCCGGCTTCGACTACCGAAGGCGACCTCCTTGCTCTGGTTGATGATATCAATCACAACAACCGGTTTCATGGGATTCTTGTTCAGCTTCCGCTTCCCGAACATATAGACGAAGGGAAAATTCTTCTTAAAATCAATCCCGATAAGGATGTCGATGGTTTTCATCCGGTGAATGTCGGGAAAATGGTTGTAGGGCAGCCGTGTTTTCTGCCGTGCACTCCACACGGCTGTAAAATCCTTCTCGAACGATCCGGCATCGAGACTGACGGGAAACATCTGGTCATTGTCGGGCGTTCAAATATTGTGGGTAAGCCGCTCGCCAACATTATGCTTCAGAAAGAAAAGGGTGCTAACGCCATTGTCACGGTCTGTCATACCGGAGCTGATAACCTTTCGTATTACACGCGGCAGGCCGATATTCTTGTCGTAGCAGTGGGAAGGCCGGACGTGGTTAACGGTGACATGGTGAAAGAAGGCGTTGTGGTCATCGATGTGGGCACAAACAGGATCGATGACCCGTCGAAAAAGAGCGGTGTACGCCTTGTCGGTGATGTGGATTTCGATTCGGTCGCCCCGAAAGCTTCCGCCATAACGCCTGTTCCCGGCGGAGTAGGCCCGATGACCATTACAATGCTCCTGCATAATACCATCGAATCTGCGATGCGGAAGCTTTGAACCGGTGTTTTACAGTTTTTTTCAGATGTGGTGTTTCATGTGCGATGAGTTTGAAAAAAAGGTGAGTGAATTCTGTAGACTTCATGGATTGTTCTCCGACGGCGACACCGTACTTGCAGCGTTATCCGGCGGAGGTGATTCCGTGTGTCTGCTCACTGTTCTTGTCCGTTTGAAAGAAGAGTTTGGTATTACCGTCGAGGCGGCGCACTTCAACCATTCCCTGAGAGGCGATGAGTCCGACCGTGATGAAGTGTTCTGCCGCGAGTTGTGCTCCCGAATGAACATTCATCTCACCGTACTGAGAATCCCGGAAGGAGAGCTGGCCCGGAGGAAAGGCTCCCTTGAAACCGCAGCCCGTGAGGCGCGGATCGCTTTTCTCGAACATACATGTGCGGCGAGGAATTTGAACAGGATTGCCACCGGTCATACCCTCGATGACCAGGCTGAAACGGTTCTCCAGCGGATTCTGAGGGGAACGGGGCCTGCGGGACTCCGCGGGATTCTGCCATCCCGTGATGCATGGGTACGGCCCTTGCTCTGGGCTGAACGGTCTGAAATCCGCAGGTATCTCTCCTCATCCGGCATCGGTTTCCGCGAGGACTCGAGCAACACCGATACCGCCTTTTTCCGCAACAGGATACGGCTTGAGCTTATGCCGTTACTGGAACGTTCGTTTTCTCCGAACATACGCGGTTGTCTGACGCGGCTTGCAGAGTTGTCCGCAACCCAGGAGAATTTCCTGCTGGAGCGGATGATGGCTGCTTTTCATGTGTGCTGTATCCACGCTGATGCATACAAAATACTCCTTGATAAACCGGCATTTATGGGGTATCATAAAGTATTGCGGCAGCGTATGGTAAGATACTGCCTGGAAAAACTTGAAGGCGCCGGCCGTGATACAGACATGGATGAAGTCGAAACAATTCTTGACCGTATCGCGGATGGTTCTGAGGGGCATGATATTACCGCGGGGATTCACTGCGAGGCAGGGGACAGGACTGTGACATTTGCGGCGCCGGTGAGCGATTATGGTCCCGTTCCGTTGAATATCCCCGGCGAAACGGTTATTCCGGGGGATGGCGGAGTAATCGTGTCCGATACAGCGGCGCCGGACAGTGTGGTCGATGGCAGGGTGCGTATCCGTGTCAGTACGGCTCTCATGGAAAAGTATGGGAATCTGACCATCGGGCAGGTAAAACGCGGCGAATTCATGACACCGTTCGGCTTGAAGCGGCCGGTGAAAATCCGTGATATCATGTCCTCTGTTTCACTCCCGAAGGTTCTGAGGAGAGCGATGCCTGTGGTTCGCGCAGGGGCCATGGCTGTATGGATTCCCGGCCTGAAATCCTCGGAATACTTGAGGATCGATGAAAAGGAGAGAAACGGGAAAACCGGAGAATCGATAATTCTTCGGCTCAAAAACGGACTTCAATGGCCCTCTGAAGCCCGTATGTAAAACCGGATATACCATTATCATTTGGTAGTACATGAATTGAAAAAGGACTTCAGTCCATTTTTAATGATCGGGTTTTTTCACCAGAATTGAAAACATGAATAAAAAAAGGAACATCGAAAAAACATGAATAAAAAGTACACTATGGATGATTCGGATAATCTTCAGAAATCGGAAGATCAGAGACAGCGTCCCGACCGGCGTGATCTGCTGAGAAAACGTAAAACACCTGTTCCTCCGGCCGGTAAGGGCAAACCGGGAGGAAAGTATGGCTGGCCTTTGGGACACCGTCTTGCATTTATCGTTCTTCTGGTTCTTCTGGGAATCATGCTCTGGAAACAGATGAATTCTCAGACATCCGATTATTATAAGGCCAATTATACGGTGTTCAATACGCTGCTCACTGCCAAAAGAATAGATAAGGCACGCATAAGGAACATGACACTCGAAGCAAAACTTACCGAACCAATGAAGCTCGGAGACTCCGGTGATAATCGCCAGTACACCGGAATTATCGTTTCCATCGGGAATTATGACCAGACTCTGATCGACAAACTGGTTTCTCAGGGAGTTCAGCTGACGATCGAGCCTGAGCGGACATGGATGAATATTCTTATATCTTCGCTCCCCTGGATTCTGATTTTCGGTATATGGCTCTTTATTATCCGTCAGATGCAGGGAGGACCGAAAGGTGTGTTTACCTTCGGAAAATCCAAAGCGAAGCTTATGGCTGAGAATCAGCAGAAAGCTACATTCGCCGATGTGGCCGGTGTCGAGGAAGCAAAAGTCGAGCTTCAGGAAGTTATCGAATTTCTCAAGGAACCCCGGAAATTCCAGCGCCTCGGGGGTAAAATTCCCAAGGGCGCTCTCCTTGTCGGCCCTCCGGGAACCGGCAAAACCCTCCTTGCGCGAGCTGTTGCGGGCGAAGCGGGTGTGCCGTTTTTCAGCATGAGCGGTTCCGATTTTGTCGAGATGTTCGTGGGCGTCGGCGCATCGCGTGTCAGGGACCTTTTCGATCAGGGGAAAAACAACGCCCCATGCATTATCTTTATCGATGAGATCGATGCGGTCGGACGCCAGCGCGGAGCGGGAATCGGCGGTGGTCATGACGAGCGTGAGCAGACCCTCAATCAGCTCCTTGTCGAGATGGACGGTTTCGAATCGAATGAAGGCGTCATTCTTCTTGCGGCGACCAACAGGCCCGATGTACTTGATCCGGCGCTGCTCAGGCCGGGAAGGTTTGACCGTCAGATCGTGGTAGACTGGCCGGATGTAAAAGCCCGTGAGGAAATTCTCCGGGTTCATGTGAAAAAAATTCAGGCCGATCTCAAGGTGGACCTGAAAAGTATTGCAAAAGGAACTCCGGGGATGACCGGCGCCGATCTTGCCAATGTCGTCAACGAAGCTGCCCTTCTTGCTGCACGCCTGAACCGTAGTAAAGTTACCATGATCGATTTTGAGGAAGCGAAGGACAAGGTCATGATGGGCACTGCGAGAAAAAGTCTCGTCATCACCGAAGAAGAAAAGCGTCTGACCGCGTATCATGAGGCGGGACATGTACTCGTGTCCAAGTTCGTGCCGCAGTCCGATCCCGTGCACAAGGTTTCGATTGTGGCACGCGGACGGGCGCTCGGCCTGACCCATTTTCTGCCTCAGGACGAACGTCATAACTGGTCGTACAACTACTGTATAGGTAAACTGACAGTGTTGCTCGGCGGCCGTGCAGCGGAAATTGTCAAATTCGGAGATATCACGAACGGAGCTTCGAACGATATCGAACAGGCGACCCTGATGGCCCGGAAGATGGTATGCGAGTGGGGAATGAGCAAACGGCTTGGGCCGCTCACGTTCGGCAAGAAGGAAAGTGAGATATTCCTTGGCCGTGAGATAGCCACTCATAAGGACTATTCCGAGGAAACCGCCATCGCAATCGACCGTGAAATCCGCAGGATTGTTGAAGCGGCTCAGCAGCAGGCGGAAACGATTGTCATGGAACATACTGACAAGCTTGAGCTTCTGACTGCGGAGCTCCTGAAAAGAGAGGTTCTCGCCGGAAACGAAATCGACCGTGTGCTCAATATGTCTTCGACCCAGCCAAAACGTCAGGGACGGAGCCGCAGGAGAAGACCGCCGAAAAATACGCCTCAGCAATCCACCCCCCGTGATGAGAAACCGCGCGAGACGAAAGAGGTATCGCCGAGGGAAAGCGTAACCGTGGCAAGTGCGCCCGAGGTTCGTGAGGCCGTGGAAGCGGTTACTCCCGTGCGCCCGGCTAACCAGAACAGAAGACGCGATGCCCGGAAGAAAGCACCTGCAACGGACGATAACGCACAAAAAGAATCGAAGACTCCCGATGATTCCTCTGACAAAACGAAAGCCCGGCGAACGAGGATGATCCGCATAAAAACGGGCGGGAGAAGGAGAGTAATAAAGAAAGCACCGGCCCAGAAGATTCGGAAAATAAAGTGATCCTTGCGGTGGAGTATCTGTGCGGAATTGGAGGGGTTGAATTGAGGAACCATGAATGGACAGTGAAAAAATAAAAAAGGGTGTGCTGCTTATTCTCGAGGGAATCGGTGAGGATCCGGGCCGGGAAGGACTCCAGCACACTCCTGAGCGGGTCGCTGAATTTTACCGGGAATTTTTTTCGGGACTGGAGAAAGACCCTCAGAAAGAAATACGGGTATTCTGCACGAAAAATCAAGATGAGATGATTATTCTCCGGGATATTTCCTTTGTGTCGATGTGCGAACATCATCTCCTTCCGTTCTTCGGGAAAGCTCATATTGCATATGTGCCTGATTCCAATAGAATTGTAGGAATTTCTTCCCTTGCGAGGGTTGTTGAAACCCTTGCGCGGAGACCTCAGCTTCAGGAGCGTATGACAACCGATATCGCCGAGTATATAATCGAGGCAATAAAACCGAAAGGCGTTATGGTCGTTCTCGAGGCAGAGCACATGTGCATGACTATCCGCGGAGTGAAAAAGCCTGGAACAAAGATTCTCACTTCCGCTATCAGGGGTATTATGCGAACCGCTCCGTCACGGGCCGAGGCATACAGCATGATCATGCGTGACCGTTGATATTCGCGATGGCTGACGGTGTGGGAGATGGCTGGAGGGTTTCAGTTCGATTCGGTATTCAATACCGATAACCCGGATGGATCATGACACTGACGATTCTCCGCCGTTGCGGTCTTGAATACTGCGCAGACACCGAGGAGCAACAGCTTGCACTTTACCGTGGGATCACATACCTGTGATGGCATCCGTCCGGCTGTGATGGGAATTCTCAATATCACACCCGATTCCTTTTACGAGGGCAGCAGATTTCCGGACTGCGAACGGGCAGTGGAAAGAGCGCTCGAAATGGTCGGGGAAGGTGCTGATATCATCGATGTTGGCGGTGAATCGAGCCGTCCCGGGGCCGAGCAGATCACTATCGAAGAAGAGCTGGAACGGGTGATCCCGATCATAAAACGTCTGGCGCCGCAGATTTCGATACCTGTATCGATAGATACATACCATGCGGAGGTTGCGGCCCGTGCACTCGATGCCGGGGCTGTCATGGTCAATGACATTTCCGCTCTACGTTTCGATCCCGATATTGCCGATGTTGTCGCTGCTTCCGGGGCGTCTGTCGTTCTCATGCACATGCAGGGTAATCCGCAGACCATGCAGACGGACCCGCACTATGATGATGTCGTCGGGGAGATTCTGGATTTTTTGAAGGAACGGGTTTCCCATGCAGTATCAAAGGGAATCCAGCGGGAACGGATTCTTGTCGATCCCGGAATAGGCTTCGGCAAGAAGCTCGAACATAACTGTGCAATTCTGCGGCATGTGGGGCGGTTTCATGAGACCGGCTGCGCCGTTCTCGTTGGGGCATCGAGAAAAAGAATGATACAGGCTGTTACGGGAGCTCCGGTCGGCGAACGTATCTGGGGCACCGCTGCCATCGTCGCCCACTGCGTATGCAGTGGAGTCGAGGTTCACCGTGTACATGATGTTGGCGCCATGCGGCAGGTCTGTGATGTTGCCGCCGCTGTCAGGGGTTAATCATGGAACTGTTTAAAATAGGTTTTTTCCCGATAAAGCTGGTCGACATCCTCGATGTTTTTCTCGTATCGCTCATTTTTTACGCGCTCTATCTGAGAATCAAGGATACACGGGCCATGCAGCTCATTTTCGGACTGCTGGTTCTCCTTGCCGCCGCCGTGATATCGAACTGGGCTCATTTTAAAGCTCTCAATGCGCTTATCAGTTTTTTCGGAAGTGTCTGGCTTATCGGCATAGTGGTTATTTTTGCGCCCGATCTCCGGCGGCTCCTGATTCAGATCGGGCAGTGGCATGTTGTGAGCGCTTTTTACCGCCCAACCGGCAAACAGGTACTCGATGAAATTGTAACGGCGGCACGTGTTCTTTCAGAAAAGAAGTTCGGCGCCATCATGGTGATTACCCGTGAAACCCAGCTTGGAACTGTCGTCGATACGGGGCGGAATCTTGAAGCGGAGGTATCGTATCAGCTTCTTGTCACCATATTCACACCCGGTTCGCCGCTCCATGATCTTGCGGTCATAATCCGCGGTGATCATATCGTAGCCGCAAACTGCCTGCTCCCCTTGTCGGATTCCCAG
The sequence above is drawn from the bacterium genome and encodes:
- the ftsH gene encoding ATP-dependent zinc metalloprotease FtsH, producing MGHRLAFIVLLVLLGIMLWKQMNSQTSDYYKANYTVFNTLLTAKRIDKARIRNMTLEAKLTEPMKLGDSGDNRQYTGIIVSIGNYDQTLIDKLVSQGVQLTIEPERTWMNILISSLPWILIFGIWLFIIRQMQGGPKGVFTFGKSKAKLMAENQQKATFADVAGVEEAKVELQEVIEFLKEPRKFQRLGGKIPKGALLVGPPGTGKTLLARAVAGEAGVPFFSMSGSDFVEMFVGVGASRVRDLFDQGKNNAPCIIFIDEIDAVGRQRGAGIGGGHDEREQTLNQLLVEMDGFESNEGVILLAATNRPDVLDPALLRPGRFDRQIVVDWPDVKAREEILRVHVKKIQADLKVDLKSIAKGTPGMTGADLANVVNEAALLAARLNRSKVTMIDFEEAKDKVMMGTARKSLVITEEEKRLTAYHEAGHVLVSKFVPQSDPVHKVSIVARGRALGLTHFLPQDERHNWSYNYCIGKLTVLLGGRAAEIVKFGDITNGASNDIEQATLMARKMVCEWGMSKRLGPLTFGKKESEIFLGREIATHKDYSEETAIAIDREIRRIVEAAQQQAETIVMEHTDKLELLTAELLKREVLAGNEIDRVLNMSSTQPKRQGRSRRRRPPKNTPQQSTPRDEKPRETKEVSPRESVTVASAPEVREAVEAVTPVRPANQNRRRDARKKAPATDDNAQKESKTPDDSSDKTKARRTRMIRIKTGGRRRVIKKAPAQKIRKIK
- the folE gene encoding GTP cyclohydrolase I FolE → MDSEKIKKGVLLILEGIGEDPGREGLQHTPERVAEFYREFFSGLEKDPQKEIRVFCTKNQDEMIILRDISFVSMCEHHLLPFFGKAHIAYVPDSNRIVGISSLARVVETLARRPQLQERMTTDIAEYIIEAIKPKGVMVVLEAEHMCMTIRGVKKPGTKILTSAIRGIMRTAPSRAEAYSMIMRDR
- the tilS gene encoding tRNA lysidine(34) synthetase TilS produces the protein MCDEFEKKVSEFCRLHGLFSDGDTVLAALSGGGDSVCLLTVLVRLKEEFGITVEAAHFNHSLRGDESDRDEVFCRELCSRMNIHLTVLRIPEGELARRKGSLETAAREARIAFLEHTCAARNLNRIATGHTLDDQAETVLQRILRGTGPAGLRGILPSRDAWVRPLLWAERSEIRRYLSSSGIGFREDSSNTDTAFFRNRIRLELMPLLERSFSPNIRGCLTRLAELSATQENFLLERMMAAFHVCCIHADAYKILLDKPAFMGYHKVLRQRMVRYCLEKLEGAGRDTDMDEVETILDRIADGSEGHDITAGIHCEAGDRTVTFAAPVSDYGPVPLNIPGETVIPGDGGVIVSDTAAPDSVVDGRVRIRVSTALMEKYGNLTIGQVKRGEFMTPFGLKRPVKIRDIMSSVSLPKVLRRAMPVVRAGAMAVWIPGLKSSEYLRIDEKERNGKTGESIILRLKNGLQWPSEARM
- the folP gene encoding dihydropteroate synthase, with amino-acid sequence MHFTVGSHTCDGIRPAVMGILNITPDSFYEGSRFPDCERAVERALEMVGEGADIIDVGGESSRPGAEQITIEEELERVIPIIKRLAPQISIPVSIDTYHAEVAARALDAGAVMVNDISALRFDPDIADVVAASGASVVLMHMQGNPQTMQTDPHYDDVVGEILDFLKERVSHAVSKGIQRERILVDPGIGFGKKLEHNCAILRHVGRFHETGCAVLVGASRKRMIQAVTGAPVGERIWGTAAIVAHCVCSGVEVHRVHDVGAMRQVCDVAAAVRG
- the cdaA gene encoding diadenylate cyclase CdaA; the encoded protein is MELFKIGFFPIKLVDILDVFLVSLIFYALYLRIKDTRAMQLIFGLLVLLAAAVISNWAHFKALNALISFFGSVWLIGIVVIFAPDLRRLLIQIGQWHVVSAFYRPTGKQVLDEIVTAARVLSEKKFGAIMVITRETQLGTVVDTGRNLEAEVSYQLLVTIFTPGSPLHDLAVIIRGDHIVAANCLLPLSDSQEIDRALGSRHRAALGITEETDAVVVVVSEETREISIARDGKLIRNLSPAELRTNLISLLS
- the folD gene encoding bifunctional methylenetetrahydrofolate dehydrogenase/methenyltetrahydrofolate cyclohydrolase FolD; its protein translation is MARLIDGKAIAQEMQEEMKAKVAGLKEKGIVPGLAAILVGDNPASHTYVRNKEKACERVGIFSDTYRLPASTTEGDLLALVDDINHNNRFHGILVQLPLPEHIDEGKILLKINPDKDVDGFHPVNVGKMVVGQPCFLPCTPHGCKILLERSGIETDGKHLVIVGRSNIVGKPLANIMLQKEKGANAIVTVCHTGADNLSYYTRQADILVVAVGRPDVVNGDMVKEGVVVIDVGTNRIDDPSKKSGVRLVGDVDFDSVAPKASAITPVPGGVGPMTITMLLHNTIESAMRKL
- a CDS encoding formate--tetrahydrofolate ligase, with the protein product MLSDLEIAQRAKMKHVYEIAGMLGIGEDDIELYGKYKAKISLDVLEKFKKKRTMAKYIDVTAITPTPLGEGKTVTTIGLSQALNHVGKLAICCIRQPSMGPTFGIKGGAAGGGYSQVVPMEDFNLHLTGDIHAVGVAHNLLAAFIDNHISKGNTLEIEPTSIAWNRVVDISDRALRDIVIGLGGKANGIPRQTGFDITVASEIMAVLALCTSLEDLRKRLGRIIIGETTSGTPVTADDLRCAGAMTVLMRDAVKPTLMQTIENTPVLVHAGPFANIAHGNSSIIADLIATRTGEFVVTESGFGADIGAEKFFNIKCRASGLRPNAAVLVTTVRALKMHSGRFKVVAGKLLDTGLLKENIKAVEEGAGNLVKQIENIRLFGVPVVVAINRFDTDTAREHKTVKRIALEAGAQAAVVSNMWAKGGKGGVELAEAVIEAAETPTDFRFLYELDAPLKEKIMAIATRIYGASGVDFSPLATKQIDHFTALGFGNLPICMAKTHLSLSHDSRLKGRPVGFELPIREVRLSAGAGFVYPLVGEIRTMPGLPTVPAGANIDIDDDGKVVGLF
- a CDS encoding citrate synthase (catalyzes the formation of citrate from acetyl-CoA and oxaloacetate), with protein sequence HALDIPEEYYTTIFACSRITGWVAHILEQYANNRLIRPTSKYIGMFNRRFVPLSEREEPSR